The sequence below is a genomic window from Chloroflexaceae bacterium.
GTGCGCCTTGGCCTTGACTTGCAAGGCGGGATTCAGGTCTTGCTGCGCTCGGCCGATCCTAATGCCACCCCCGAACAAATCGCCACTGCCGCCGGCGTGATCGAACAGCGGGTTAACGCGCTCGGTGTGGGAGAGACGGTGGTGCAGCGGGCCGGCAATGATCGCATCATTGTTGAGTTGCCCGGCGTGGCTAACCCCGAACAGGCAATCGAGACGTTGCGCGGCACTGGCCGGCTTGAGTTTATCGACTCGCAGGGTCAATACCTCGCCGATGGCACGATTGTGCGCACCTCGAGCAGCCCCAATCCGCCGCAGTTGCTCGAAAGCGGCACTGTTACCGATGTGAATAGCCTCGGCCCGATCTACCAGAGCATCACCGATGGCGCCGATCTCGACACGAGCGCCGTGCAGCCGACCTTCTCGCAGGGTGGCACGCTCGGCAGCCGGCCGGCCGTCTCGTTTGCCTTCCGCGGCGCGTCGGCCCAGCGGTTGGCGTCATTTACGGCTGCGAATGTTGGCCGCCCGATGTGTATCGTGCTCGATAATGTGGTGGTCAGCTGTCCGGTGATCAATGCCGCGCTGACCGATGGCTCCGGCGTGATCGAGGTGACATCGCAGGCTGAGCGTGATCTGATCTTTAATAAACTGAAGTATGGCGCGTTGCCGGTGCCGCTAGTGATCGAGACTAGCCGTACTGTGACCGCGACCCTTGGTCAAGAGAGTGTTGCTGCGAGCATTGTGGCCGGTATTATCGGCCTGTCGGTGGTTGCGATCTTTATGATTCTC
It includes:
- a CDS encoding protein translocase subunit SecD; the protein is VRLGLDLQGGIQVLLRSADPNATPEQIATAAGVIEQRVNALGVGETVVQRAGNDRIIVELPGVANPEQAIETLRGTGRLEFIDSQGQYLADGTIVRTSSSPNPPQLLESGTVTDVNSLGPIYQSITDGADLDTSAVQPTFSQGGTLGSRPAVSFAFRGASAQRLASFTAANVGRPMCIVLDNVVVSCPVINAALTDGSGVIEVTSQAERDLIFNKLKYGALPVPLVIETSRTVTATLGQESVAASIVAGIIGLSVVAIFMIL